Genomic window (Phragmites australis chromosome 21, lpPhrAust1.1, whole genome shotgun sequence):
CCTTCggccccttttttttttttggcaaacttAATGTCTGAAATGATCAAATCAAACACAGGAGATGAGGTTTTGGTACTTCAATTAGTATGATCAAATTGCCAGTTCTCTAAATATGATAATAAGGTACTTCAATGTACTATGACGAAATTGACAGTTGTCTAAAATCTGAAAGAGATCATGCCCTACTCTGGCTGGCAACCCTGAATTTTTTGCTTTCAGTATGATCGGCGACCGGGAACACGAAGAACATTAGGATTTTGAAAAATGTACTACCGACAAAGCATTAAGTTTTACTGCTGAGATTTGGAATAGTAGTTATATACTGTAACTTTGCCGTTGCCGGTGCTCATTCATTAGTTGGTGCCAACATTGCCATACATTCAGAGGTTAGATGCCTGGAATTAATAGGACAGCTCGGTGAGAGGGGCCTGCTCTGCTCTgacctctctctttttttcgaAAGGGCAGCAAGAGAGTTGCCGGGATGTATTAAGAGAAAAAACAGACAGTCATGGGAGTCTCTGACCTCTCTCGAGTAAACAGAATTCACACAACCGATCCATTTCACAATACTTTCATGCTTATATCTGAAAATCTCCCCTCCTGATCCTCTTCCGAAGCTATTAAGTGTATATCGGTAATTGGCATTTGACATTCGTAGATCCTTTCGGTTTCTTTCAGGTGGTTAGACATtgccaaatccggtcactataGGGTAGTTTAGACACAGCTTCTTGATAGGACAATGATCTCCTTGTCAGCTTCCAACATTTTAAAATTTCAAACAGTAAAAAATAATTCTGTTCtgattccaaaaaaaaaaaagggtctCATGACTCAATTCATTAAGGATACTGAAAAGGACTGTGCTTTCTGAAAGCAACTTGCCTATATGGACCAGTGAATTCAATCCAGTATCGGTCTACTTGGCCATCTATTGTACacacaaatttttttatataaaaaaatcaggtGTCAAGAGAGAGATAGGACACAGGGTCACTGCTGGTTAAGTCTGTCGGAAGCGACCACCAAAATATTTAGTGCTTATACGCAACCTGATAGTGCTATAAGTAAAAATCTAGCATAAATGCAGCACAGGAATTTTAAACATCTCGATTCCTACATGAATTTGGAAACAAAAGAACTTTCTAAATGTGACCTTGATGTTTATCTCAAAATGGATATGCTGATGCAATGGAGTTTTTGTGTCATTAATCTCataaaatgaaatatttttaaattaccAGGAAATGTTCTTTTCAGTGATTAATTCAACACCGAATCAGTAGTCAGCACTTGACATCTCAGAAATCTCATAAAACATGCATGCACGGGGAAATAATTCTGTTCTTGAGCTCCATTAACATACAGGTGAACGAGAACTCGGAGAACCCGCACTGGAAAGCGATAGGATACAGCGTGGAGGAGCCACGGGGAGATCAGACGGAtgcgacgccgccgccgtcccggCTCCTCGACGTTGGCGTTGTGGAGACCAGGCTTCTGAACGACAACGTGTTGCTCAGGTCGCTCGTGGGCAGGGGCCTCACGGTGAAGCCGGCCGCGTCGGACGCGTACCACACGGTGCAGTGCGACGCCGTCATCGTCGGGTcaggctgcggcggcggcgtggccgCCGCGGTGCTCGCGTCCGCGGGGTATAAGGTGGTCGTCGTCGAGAAGGGCGACTATTTCACCGCCGAGGACTACAGCTCGGTTGAGGGCCCGTCCATGGAGCGCCTCTTCGAGAGGGGCGGCATGCTCTGCACGTCCAACGTGACCACGATGATATTCACGGGCGCGACGGTCGGCGGCGGGTCGGCAGTGAACTGGTCCGCCAGCATCCGTACACCACAGGAGGTGACGCAGGAGTGGGCTCGCGAGCACGGGCTCCCGGTGTTCGCGAGCGCGGGGTACGTGCAAGCCATGGACACGGTGTGCGCTCGGCTCGGGGTGACCGACGGGTGCCGGGAGGAGGGATTCCAGAACAAGGTGGTGCGCCGCGGGTGCGAGGCTCTCGGGCTGTGCGCGGACGCCGTGCCGCGCAACTCGTCGGAGGGACACTTCTGCGGGAGCTGTAACTTCGGTTGCCCGACCGGCGACAAGCGCGGCACCGACACGACGTGGCTCGTGGACGCTGTCGCCCGCGGCGCCGTCATCCTGACTGGCTGCAAGGCCGAGCATTTCGTGTTCGAGAGCAGCACCAGCGGCCGCGCACGGAGCAAGAAGTGTGTGGGCCTCGTGGCGACGTGCATGAGCAACGGCATCACCAAGAAGCTGCGCATCGAGGCCAAGGTTTCGATCTCGGCGTGTGGGGCGCTCATGACGCCACCGCTGCTGCGCAACAGCGGGCTCAAAAACAGGCACATCGGCCGCAACCTTCACCTCCACCCGGTGTCCATGGCGTGGGGGTACTTCCCGGAGAACAAGCAGGAGCCGCAGCTGACCGGCAAGTGCTACGAGGGCGGCATCATCACCAGCATGCACCGCGTCACCGAGCGCACCATCATAGAGACGCCGGCGCTCGGGCCGGCTGCGTTCGCCGCCATGGTGCCATGGGAGTCGGGCCGCGACATGAAGGAGCGGATGAGCCGGTACTCGCGCACCGCGCACGCCTTCGCGCTGGTCCGCGACCGCGGCGCCGGGTTCGTGGACGGCGAGGGCCGCGTGCGCTTCACACCGAGCCGCGAGGACGTCGACGAGCTCCGCAACGGCCTGCGCCGCGCGCTGCGCATTCTGgtggccgccggcgcggccgaggTCGGCACGCACCGCAGCGACGGGCTCCGGCTTCGGTGCAAGGGCCTGCGCGACGAGGACCTCGAGGCGTTCCTCGACGAGGTGACCATCGAGAAGGGGCCCATGCACTCGATGACGGACAAGTGGGCGCTCCACTCCTCGGCGCACCAGATGGGCAGCTGCCGGATGGCCACCAGCCCAAGGCACGGCGCCGTTGACGGCCGCGGCGAGAGCTGGGAGGCCGAGGGGCTGTACGTGTGCGACAGCAGCCTGCTGCCCACGGCCGTTGGCGTGAACCCGATGATCACCATACAGTCCATCGCCTACTGCCTCTCCAAGGGCATCGCCGAGTCCCTGGCGCAGGGCAAGAGAGAGTAACCTATACTGTACGAGTGGAGACGTGACGTGCAACGCGTCAATGCGTCTGTGCAGCATCTATGTGTGCCTGTTAGTCCAGTGTACCGAGCCCGTCGTTCATTGTGCAGATGGTTCGCAATACAGTATTGTCAGTCGTGGCTCGATTCTTCCTTGTGTTCTTGTGAAGATTGCCCGTCATGTATGCACCGGATTCACTGCGTGAAAAGAACATGGGTGGCAGGTGCTAATTCTTATGGGTGATGAGTTCTGAACTTATTATTTTTAACGTATCATTGTTGAGTTGTTATGAGTGACACATAAATCTATCACCAATGTAATCATATGTAAAAGATCATAACTTAATTTATCACCAATAAATATCATAGATACCGGATCATTTCTTTAACACGTTATCTATAActaaacataagtgacgggtcgtattAGTGACGTATCATGAACGTGTTTCACATTC
Coding sequences:
- the LOC133903596 gene encoding long-chain-alcohol oxidase FAO1-like isoform X1, whose translation is MAVQGDQREKASAATGGGRRRGHPLLRGWRRDTYTHGMHPAQMEALRAMCGALIPSLPGDGGHGDAGRGYPPCGKDLERFYLASAADSTIPDEVAELMVTRCIWEAVALAWVVLWVLSTRVGTLLLCGRLCVSGEFPYVRKFADMPPETREAALQRWNRVRWLFPLRIAFAIVKILCHYVFYAMVNENSENPHWKAIGYSVEEPRGDQTDATPPPSRLLDVGVVETRLLNDNVLLRSLVGRGLTVKPAASDAYHTVQCDAVIVGSGCGGGVAAAVLASAGYKVVVVEKGDYFTAEDYSSVEGPSMERLFERGGMLCTSNVTTMIFTGATVGGGSAVNWSASIRTPQEVTQEWAREHGLPVFASAGYVQAMDTVCARLGVTDGCREEGFQNKVVRRGCEALGLCADAVPRNSSEGHFCGSCNFGCPTGDKRGTDTTWLVDAVARGAVILTGCKAEHFVFESSTSGRARSKKCVGLVATCMSNGITKKLRIEAKVSISACGALMTPPLLRNSGLKNRHIGRNLHLHPVSMAWGYFPENKQEPQLTGKCYEGGIITSMHRVTERTIIETPALGPAAFAAMVPWESGRDMKERMSRYSRTAHAFALVRDRGAGFVDGEGRVRFTPSREDVDELRNGLRRALRILVAAGAAEVGTHRSDGLRLRCKGLRDEDLEAFLDEVTIEKGPMHSMTDKWALHSSAHQMGSCRMATSPRHGAVDGRGESWEAEGLYVCDSSLLPTAVGVNPMITIQSIAYCLSKGIAESLAQGKRE
- the LOC133903596 gene encoding long-chain-alcohol oxidase FAO1-like isoform X2 — encoded protein: MVTRCIWEAVALAWVVLWVLSTRVGTLLLCGRLCVSGEFPYVRKFADMPPETREAALQRWNRVRWLFPLRIAFAIVKILCHYVFYAMVNENSENPHWKAIGYSVEEPRGDQTDATPPPSRLLDVGVVETRLLNDNVLLRSLVGRGLTVKPAASDAYHTVQCDAVIVGSGCGGGVAAAVLASAGYKVVVVEKGDYFTAEDYSSVEGPSMERLFERGGMLCTSNVTTMIFTGATVGGGSAVNWSASIRTPQEVTQEWAREHGLPVFASAGYVQAMDTVCARLGVTDGCREEGFQNKVVRRGCEALGLCADAVPRNSSEGHFCGSCNFGCPTGDKRGTDTTWLVDAVARGAVILTGCKAEHFVFESSTSGRARSKKCVGLVATCMSNGITKKLRIEAKVSISACGALMTPPLLRNSGLKNRHIGRNLHLHPVSMAWGYFPENKQEPQLTGKCYEGGIITSMHRVTERTIIETPALGPAAFAAMVPWESGRDMKERMSRYSRTAHAFALVRDRGAGFVDGEGRVRFTPSREDVDELRNGLRRALRILVAAGAAEVGTHRSDGLRLRCKGLRDEDLEAFLDEVTIEKGPMHSMTDKWALHSSAHQMGSCRMATSPRHGAVDGRGESWEAEGLYVCDSSLLPTAVGVNPMITIQSIAYCLSKGIAESLAQGKRE